From the genome of Candidatus Electrothrix communis, one region includes:
- the panB gene encoding 3-methyl-2-oxobutanoate hydroxymethyltransferase — translation MKKVTVKDFREMKGGDHAISMLTAYDASMARLLDQAGVDALLVGDSLGMVVLGYDSTVPVTMEEMLHHAGAVRRGTERALVIGDMPFGSYQVSVEQAIANGTRFLKEAGCDCVKLEGGEEVCDAVRGLVRAGVPVMGHIGLTPQTAGQLGGFKVQGKDMEAARQLLADAKALEAAGAFGITLEAVPAPLATIITKEIAVPIIGIGAGAGCDGQVLVTNDMLGLFEKFTPKFVKQYCNLAPDIKQGVQAFIREVQDGIFPAEEHGFAVKEDFSDLLTPEKK, via the coding sequence ATGAAAAAAGTAACAGTTAAAGATTTTCGTGAAATGAAGGGCGGCGATCATGCCATCTCTATGCTCACCGCCTATGATGCCTCTATGGCTCGCCTGTTGGATCAAGCCGGGGTAGATGCTCTGCTGGTGGGTGATTCCCTGGGTATGGTGGTTCTGGGCTATGACTCCACGGTCCCGGTGACCATGGAGGAGATGCTCCATCACGCCGGAGCGGTCAGACGGGGCACGGAACGGGCCTTAGTGATTGGCGATATGCCCTTTGGCTCCTATCAGGTCTCTGTGGAGCAGGCCATTGCCAACGGAACCCGTTTTCTTAAGGAAGCAGGCTGCGACTGCGTGAAACTGGAAGGCGGCGAAGAGGTCTGTGATGCGGTCCGTGGTTTGGTGCGGGCCGGGGTGCCGGTTATGGGCCATATTGGATTGACTCCGCAGACAGCTGGACAGTTGGGCGGTTTCAAGGTGCAGGGAAAGGATATGGAGGCGGCTCGTCAGCTCCTTGCCGATGCGAAAGCCTTGGAGGCAGCCGGGGCCTTTGGGATTACTCTGGAGGCCGTTCCTGCCCCGTTGGCGACAATTATTACCAAGGAAATCGCTGTTCCCATCATCGGCATCGGTGCGGGTGCTGGTTGTGACGGTCAAGTTCTGGTCACTAACGATATGCTGGGTCTGTTCGAGAAATTCACACCAAAATTCGTCAAGCAATATTGCAATCTCGCCCCGGATATTAAACAGGGAGTGCAAGCTTTTATTCGAGAGGTCCAGGACGGTATTTTTCCGGCGGAAGAACATGGTTTTGCTGTTAAGGAAGACTTCTCCGATTTGCTGACGCCAGAGAAAAAGTAG
- the mraZ gene encoding division/cell wall cluster transcriptional repressor MraZ: MTKKKIVGLRFRSRSEHVLDAKGRLHIPSRFRDVLSEVYNNALIVTNWQKSLKAYPVAEWEALEEKLLTQGRSQPGMSAFVRYVISGVIECSLDKQGRILLPASLRNEFGISKEVVLNGMLDHFEIWDKGAWQNEVRRTREDFTSFREGLSSLGIL, translated from the coding sequence ATGACAAAGAAAAAAATTGTTGGATTACGTTTTCGCAGTCGCTCCGAGCATGTTTTGGATGCCAAAGGGCGTCTTCATATCCCGAGTCGCTTTCGGGACGTGCTGTCCGAGGTCTACAATAACGCCCTGATTGTTACCAATTGGCAGAAAAGTCTGAAGGCCTATCCCGTTGCTGAGTGGGAGGCCTTGGAAGAGAAATTATTAACCCAAGGCCGGAGTCAGCCCGGCATGAGTGCCTTTGTTCGTTATGTTATTTCCGGCGTTATTGAATGCTCGTTGGATAAACAGGGCAGGATACTTTTGCCTGCGTCGTTGCGAAATGAATTCGGCATCAGCAAAGAAGTGGTTTTAAACGGTATGCTTGATCATTTTGAGATTTGGGATAAAGGGGCCTGGCAGAATGAGGTTCGTCGTACCCGGGAAGATTTCACCAGTTTTCGTGAAGGGTTGTCTTCATTGGGGATCCTTTGA